A region of the Microbacterium sp. YJN-G genome:
CGCCGCCGCCAGTACCCGCGGCACCAGCACCCTCGTCTGCGTCGACGTCGACGGCGCCAGCAGCGCCCTCGTCCGTGTCGATCGAGCCAGTGCTGCCGGTGGTGCCGTCCGCGTCGTCAGTCGGAGCGGCGGGGACGACGGTGGCCACGGGGATGTTGACCTGCTGGCCGGGGTAGATCCAGTTCGGGTCGGTGATGGTGCCGCCGCCGGGCTGAGCGATGTCCTTCGAGGCCTCGAAGATCTCGGGGTAGCGGGCATCATCGCCGAGCTCCTCGGCCGCGATGTCCCACAGGGTGTCGCCGGAGACGATGTCACGCTGCTCGTAGGTGATCTCGGTGACCGTCTCCGCTTCGGCACTGGCAGGCGCGGCCGCGGCATCCGCTGCGGCCGGTACGACGGCGTCTGCAGGCAGGGTGAGCACCCATCCCTCCTGTAGCCATCCCGACGCGGTCAGCGCTCCCCCATCGGCCTGCTGCACACCGAGGTTGAGCGCGGAGATCTCCGCAGCGCGGCTGCGGTCGCCCAGCGTGCTCTCTGCGATCCGGGCGAGTGTGTCCGTTCCCGTCACCACGTACTGCGGGCCTGCCTCGACGACGGGGGCCTCCTCAGCCGCGGCCTCGGTGGGCGCGACCGAGACGACGGAGGCGCTCATGGACACCGAAGGCTGCGTGGGTACCTCTGACGCGAACGCGGCCGCAGGCGAGAACAGCGCGATGACTGCGGCGAGCAGACCGCCCATGACCTTCTGCTGGACGCCGAGGCCAGGGATCCGAGGCCGCGGCACACCGCGCAGCTGCGCGGGTAGCTCGGCGAGGAAGCCGACAGCGAAGGTTGCCCACGCGATCCACGCGACGATCGGCATGATCGTCCCGATCAGGAAGGATCCGGTGTAGTCGCGCATCGTGAACCCGGCCACGAGCTCGTCCCACGACGGCAGCGGATTGCCGGCGAAGAACACGAGCCCGGCGGGGATACCGACCAGGAGCACGGCGAGCAGGATCAGCGACCCGAGGCCCTTTCCAATGCGGTTCATGATGCCTCCTTGGGGGTCAGGGGACGATGACGGTTTGCAGTTCATTGACCTCGAGGTCGACTGCGCTGTTGGTGGTCAGGTTGACGGTGCCGCCGGGGCCGGCGAGAGAGGTCCACGTCACGGTCCAGTTCGTCGTGGCCGTGACGGTGAAGCGATCGCCGGGGTTCCGGCTCGAGGTCGACGTGTACTGGTATCCGCAGGTCGGCGACGTCGTCATGCCGTAGCCGACGTTGTACGGAGTGCCAGTGTTGCCGCAGGTCGTCGACGCGCCGTCGCCCATTTGCCAGCGAACGGACGTGGCCTGAGCGGTCGCCGTGATCGTCTGCCCACCTAGCGTCGCGGTCTCCGTGTAGGGGCCCCAGGTCAGCGGTTCGGGGTTGTTGACCCAGAGCCAGATCGGAACCCCGACGTAGCCGCGTCGGTGACCCCACTGGGGGTTGACCTCAGGGGCCATGCCGATGTCGATGCCTCGGAGCTGGAAGGTCGAGATCAGCTGTTGCGCGGCGGCACCCGGAGTGAGCACCCGCAGCCCCGGCGGGACCGTCTCGCTCCAGAAGTTGCTCTCCGTACCTAGGCCCGGCGATCCACCCGGCGACGGGTTGAACATGATGCAGCCGTAGTAGCCGGCCTCCTGCGACACGCCTGGTGGGCGGGCCGGCCAGACGCCGTCCTTCATGAAGACGTAGCACTGCCGGGTGTTCGACCAGTACGACGTCGAGCCGCCGCAGTCGATGATCGCGTAGAAGCGCTGGTAGGTGCCGCCATCGAACACTCGAATCTGGTCTTCGGTCCAGCCCAGCTGTAGAAGGCCAGATTGCGAGTTCTCGTAGTAGCAGGTCGGTGCGCCAGGGGTCCATCCATTGCTGTCGGGGTTGGGCGTCGGGTCTCCCGGAATCGATGAGATCGTGATGAAGCACACGCCGCTCGCGTTATCGCAGTAGACGCCGTCAGCGGCCTGGGCTGGCGTGCTTCCGATCAGAACGCCAGCAAGCAACGCCACGCCCGAGACAACTGCTACGAGCCACCGCCTCAGCACGTTGCCCCCAGGTCAATCAGATTGCTCACCTTCCACGTCTTGGACTCGGCGTCGTAGGAGACCTGAAACTCGAACTGGTTACGGAGATTCGGGTTCTGCATTGCAGGCTTACCGTCCGCGGTGGTGATCTTTCGGCCCGACAGATCCAGGCAGCCAGGGACAAGCACGAGCCCGTTCGGCACCCCCTGCCACTCCTGGCCGTAGGCGGTCATCGGCTCGAAGACAACGGCGCCCTCAACAGTGGAAGGCCCGTCGATGCTCTCGCCGTCCTCGTTGAGCGTCGGCCCATTCGCGATACGCGCGGCGTCCTCGATGTAGCGCTGCAGTGCAGCCCCGGTGGCCACTGCTTCGTACGGGGCTGTGTCGGTTCCGCCGTTGCCCTCACCTGTGACCTGGGCCTGTGTCGCGAGCAGGAGCTCGATGGCGGCTTCGGCCTTGGTGATCGCCTCGTCCTCGTCGGCGGGTGCTTCGCCGGTGATGGACGTAGCGGTAGGCGTGGGGGTCGGGGTGTCTGTGGGGCTGGCGGTGGGGTTTTGGTTGCCGGTGCCCGTGCATGCGGTCAGCGTCAGTGCGGCGGCGATGATGCCGGCGAGGGCGAGGCGCTTGATGCTCATGATGTGGGGCTCCTATTGCGTGATCAGCTCTGCGGTGGCTGTGGCTTGGACGGGGAACGGCACGGGGAGGAAGGTGGCCGAGTAGTCGGTGTCGACGGTGACGGTGATGCGGTCGCCGCTGACGGCGACGCTTCCGCCGACGCCGGCGGCTGCGAGGTAGCCGTTGGCGGCGCTGACGGCTCGGCTGCTGTCGATCGCGGTGGTGCCGTCGCTGATCGCTTGGCCGCTGACGGCGTTCGCTGCGGCGCGGGCGGCGCTGGCTGCGGTGGTGTAGGCCTGCTGGTTGGCTTGCACCTTGCCGGCGCCGTCGACGACGAGTCCGACGATCGCGAGGAACGCGACGGTCATGATGACGAAGTAGATCGTCGCGACGCCCTTGTCGTCGCGGAACTTGGCTCGGAGCCTCTGGATCATGGTGTTCATCGCCGCTCCCTGTAGGCGTCGACGGGAGAGACGGCGGTGCCTGTGAGGACGCGGGTGCCGGGCATGCCGATCATGGCGGCGTCGCTGAGTGCGACGGTGCAGGAGACGGTCGCACTGACTCGGCCGGTGGTGCCGATCGGGGCGCTCAGGCCGGAGGCGTCGATGTTGACGGAGAGGGTCGTGCAGTTGACGCCGGACTGTTCCATCGAGATCCGCGCCATGTCTTCGGCTGCGTCCTGCGCCTGGGCCGTGGTGCGCGCGAGCGATGCTTCGCGGGCCGCGGCCGACGCTGCGGACTCGACGGCGTTGCCGGCCAGCGCGAGACGGCCGGCAGCTGCGAGCAGCACGAGCACCGCGGCGAGGGCCGGGGCGAGGATGGCGATCTCGAGGCCGGCGGAGCCGCGGTCGTCACGGAGCTTGGCGATGAGGGTTCGGATGGTGCGCATCAGTTCACCCACCTTTCGGTGGGGCCGGTCACGGTGACGTCGATGTTGGTGGTCAGTCCGGGGACGAAGGAGGGGGCGGTGCCTGTGACTGTGACGGTCACGGTGTTGGCGCCGCGGTCGACCGCGACGGATGCGCCGCTGATCGGTGAGCCGGATTGGTTGAGGACTGCGAGGCCGGCGGCGGAGCCGTCTGTGCCGCTGGCGTTGTAGGCGCGGGCGGCGTTGTAGGCGCTGGTGGCGGCGGCGTGGGCGAGGTTGTTGGCGTGGAGGATGATGCCCAGGTGCAGGAAGACCGCGAGGACGAGCAGCAGCACTGGGGCGATGATCGTGTTCTGCAGCGTGGCCGCACCCCGATCACCGGCAAGCGCTTCTCTGAGGCGCTGCCGGTGACCGGGGTTGGAGGTGCGGACCATCTGCGGGTGGCTCTTTCAGCCGGTGGGGATCTGACCGGCGTAGGCGTTGATCGCGGTGACGATGATCGCCACGACGGCCACGGCGGCGAGCGCGATGCCGGCGGTCCAGATGACCTGCTCGAGGGTGATGGAGCCACGTTCGGGCTCTTCGGTGAAGCGAGCTGCCCGCCCGCGCATGCGGGACAGGAACTCTCGGCTCAGGGTCGACATAGGATCCTGGTTCCTTTCTCTCTCTGGGTGGGTGGTGCTTGGTCTATTAGGTATAGGCCTCGGTTTGGGGCCTTCGCGGACAATCGACTTCCAACGTCTCAGAAGAATGCGTTGAGCACGAAGGGAGTTCCGAGCAGAAGCATGAAGAGGACGCCGGTGAGGGTCATCGGGATGGTCATCTTGTTGGTCGCTTTGTTCGCCTCCGTCACTTCATCATTCAGAAGTCGGTCCCGGAGGTTCTGCCCCCGTGCCCTGAGTGTCTCATATACCGACGCTCCTTGCTCCCCCGAGAGCCTGATCACCTTGGCGATTTCACCCAGGTCGGGGACGTTGATCTCGAGGGAGAGCTGCTCGAGCGCGTCCCAGGGTGCGGTGCCGGCGTAGCGGGCTTCGGTGAGGGTTTGGCGGATTCGGACGAATGCCCAGTTGCGTCCGACCTGGGCGGCGGACTCGAGGGCTTTGCCGGGAGGGGCGCCGCTGATGCGTTCGGATCCGACGAGCTCCATGTAGACGGCGACCGAGCGGGAGAACTCCTTGCGGGCGGCTTCGGCCTGGTCGCGGACGAGCAGGTTGGGCAGGTACCAGCCGCCGATGGCGAGGGGGATGCCGAACAGCGCGGGGATGTAGAACGCGGTCAGGCCGAGGACTTGGAAGATCAGTCCGATCGCGATGGGGGCGATGAGGCCGAGGCCGGCGGAGAGCACCTTCTGGTACAGGAACCGGTTGACGCTCATGCCGATCAGGCGCAGATCGCGGGTGGGGATCTTGAGCGAGGGGCTGTCGCCGACGCGACGGAGGACGGCTGAGCCCACCCGGTTCTCGAGGGTGGCGGCGTAGGCGGGGTCGGCGGCGACGGTGGTGGTGCCGATCCGATCGAGCGCTGCGGAGAGGCTGGGCTGGGTGGGCACCAGTGCGGCGATGACCAGCGCGAAGCCGAGCCCCAGGACGAGGCCAGGGAGGACGATCAGTGCGAGGTTCACTTCTCACCAGCTTTCTCGGTGGCAACGAGCAGACGGGGTGCCGGCACGCCGCGGCTGATGCGTCGCATCCACAGCAGAACGAGGGCGTAGCTGACGAGATATGCGGCGAACAGGAGTTGACCGATCGGGGTGCCGTAGGGGGCGGAATACTGCTGGGCGAGGACCAGGAGTACGAGCAGCGCGACGGTGAAGTAGACGACGAACCGGGCCTCGTTGCGCGGGGTGGCGCGGTCGGCTTCGATCTGGCGGCGCATCTTGACCCGCTCGAAGATGCTCTTGGCGAGATCCTCGAGCGAGGCGGCGAGGCCGGATCCGCGGAGCTCGGCCTTGCGGAGAAGGTGCATCACGAGCACGTCCGCGGTCTCGTCGTTGAGGTCGTCGGCAAACGCCTGCAGCGCCGCGGTGGTGGTCCACCGGGCGTTGATGCGCGCGACGAGCTGCGTGACCTGCGGGCGGATCGCTTCGGGGCAGCTGCTCAGCGATGCGGCGATGGTGCGTTCGAGGCCGGCGCCGGAGACGGTGAGGCCGGCGAGGCTGCGGGTCCAAGACTCGAGGGCGTCGAGCTTGGCGATCGTGTTCTCCTCGGGGCCCTTCTGCAGCAGCCATGGCAGGCCGACAGCGGCGACGGGCACGGCGATCACGAGCAGCCACCATCCGGTGATCAGCGCGAACACCAGACCGACCGCGGCGCCGCCGACGAGCTGGATCTGCTGCGTGCGGGTGAAGTCGCGTGTCGCCTTCCCGCGAAGCGCGCTGCGCGTGGGAAGTCCGCTGGTGCTGGGCTTGTGGGCGGCGCCGAGGATGACCAGGATCGCGCCGGCGACCGCGACGATGATGCACAGGGCGAGGGTTGCGGTAGTCATCTCACACTCCCAGGTTCGCGGGATCGAAGCCGTAGAACTTGAGCTCCTCGAGGAGCCGCGGCGATGGCATGTCAGCGGTGATGAGGCTGCCGCTGGATCGGTCGAAGCGGAACACCTGAGAGGCCACGGGGCGGGAGTTGTTCTGCTCCTCGCCGGGCAGGATCTCGGCGATCTCGGTGACGACGCGGCGGGGCTTGCCGGTCGCGGGGTCGATGATCTTCGAGATCTGCACCACGATCTTGATGTTCTGCTCGATCATCCGGTAGGCGTACACGGGGGTCGTGTTGTTGCCGCGGGACAGCATCAGCGCCGACATGCGGTCGATCGAGTCGTCTGCGCTGGCGGCGTGCAGGGTGGACAGCGACCCGACACCGGACTGCATGGCCTGCATCATGGCGTAGATCTCAGGGCCACGGACCTCGCCGACGATGAAGCGCTGGGTGTCCAGTCGGAGGGTGTCGTAGACCAGGTCTTCGGGGGTGATCTCACCGGGCAGCCGACCATCGGCGCCACGCTCCCCCTCCCCCGGCTTCGCCTCGAGTGAGACCACTCGCGGGTGGCGGTCGTTGATCTTGTGAAGGTAGAGCTCACGCTCCATCTCGATCGTGACGATCTTCTCTTCGGCCGGGATGCAGTCGGCGAGTGCGCGCAGCAGTGTGGTCTTGCCTGCGCCGGGGAAGCCGCTGGTGACGACGGAGACCCCGGCGATGACGGCCGCGCGGAGGAAGGCTGCCGCCTGGCGGGTGATGGTGCCGCGCTCCACGAGCTGGTCGAGGGTGACGTCGACGAGGCGGTGGATACGGATGACGATCGTCGGTCGGGTGGCGACGGGTTCGGCGATCGCTGCCAGACGCGCCCCGCCGGGCAGGTCCATGTGCAGTCGCGGCCGGGCGCTCGTGAACGATCGGCCGCCCTCCCCCGAGCGGGCGGCGAGCAGGTTGATCTCTCGCTCGAGCTCACGGTCGTTCTCGGCGATCGGGTACTGGTACTTGACCACGCGGCCGTCCGCGTAGGAGATCCAGACGTCGTCGAACCCGTTGATGTGGATGTTCTCAACGTCGGGCTCGTCGACGAGCGGCTGCAGCCGACCCAGGCGGAACAGCTGGTCGAAGACGGCCTGCCGGATGGCGGTCTGCATCGGGGCCGGCCAGCGCCCCTCGCCGGGGCGGCGGGTCTGGTCGTCGACGCGAGCTCGGACCCGGTCAACGATGTGGTCCTGCGCTGTCTGTTCGCGCTGCTCGGCGGTGATGTCCATGGACTCGCTGAACACTGCGGCGAGCTCACGGGAGACCTCGTCGCGAATGGCGGCGATGTCGGCCCAGGGCAGATCGCTGCGCGCGTCGAGGGTGGTTGGCGGGGTGACCTCGGGTGCCGGCCGCTCGGGGATGGTGGGCGGTGCCGGCACGATCGGAGCTGCGGGTGCCGTGGGGACTGCCTCGGCCGGGGCGTTCCGCTGTGCCGCGCGGGTCAGGTGCGCGGCGGCGTGGCCCAGGTTGCGCAGGCCCGTGTCGGCCGGTGCGGTCGTCGGCGCCTGCGGGGTGGCCGGTGCCGGCGCGGTGAAGAACGGGATGTCTCCCAGGTCTGCGGGGTCGGGCTTGGGGTCGCTCACTGCTGTCCCTCCCAGTCGGTGGTCGTGTAAGTGCGGGTGTTGAGGACATCGCTGTAGCTGTGCAGCAGCGCGCCGATGGCCCGCGCGTAGGGGGTGCGCTGGGCGCCGAGGGTGGGTGCGCCGACCGAGTAGATGGCGGCGCCCTTCGGATCCCAGGGGATGGTGCCCAGCAGGTTCATGCCGATCTGCTTGGTGACGGTCTTGAGAGGCCAGGTCTCCTGCGTGGTGGGGCGTTCGGTGACGAGGAGATCGACGTAGCTGGCGTGCCCGATCTCGTTGAGCGTGTTCAGCAGCCACTCGGGGACGGTGTTGCGGTTCTCGTCGAGGGAGCGCCAGTGTGCGAGCACGGCTGCCACGGAGGGCAGCGTGCGATCGGTGAACAGGGTGATGCTGTCCGCCTCGCGCAGCAGCGGGAGGCGAGGGTCGTTGACGTGGAGGCGCCCGCCGTCGACGAGGATGTCGTACCCGGCGGACTCGTAGGGGCGCAGCGCGTCGAGCAGTGCCCGCCAGAAGTGGGGGCCCGCGCCGGCGGCGCCCTGCAGACTCTTGAAGCCGGGGATGAGCACTGAGCGGGGGCTGAGCTCGACGGTCTGTTCCCAGAGCTTGTCAGGGGTCAGAGCGCCGTACTGGTCGGCGACGGCCGCTTCGGTCAGTCCGGTGCTGTGGTAGACCTGCCCGCGGATGAGTCCGGGGATGATGCTGCTGGTCTTGGTGGTGTCGGCCTCGACGAGGATCACGGGCTTGGACCAGTTGAGGGCCAGGGCGCCGGCGGCGGTGGTCACGCCGGGAGCGCCGGACGCGCTGGCAAGGAAGATGATCGCCATGCGGGGTCACTCCCCCGTCGAGTCGATGACCAGCGCGACGCGGCCTGTGGCGGCACGAGCGGCGATGTCGGGTGCTTCACGGTTCGGCACGACCAGGTCGACAACCCACACCTGGGTCTCAGTGTCGTAGGTGGCGGTGAACACCGTGGCGTTGAAGCTCTTGGGGGTCTCGACGGGCGGGTCTCCCTGAGTGACGGGGGTCTCAACGACACGGACCTTGTCGCCTGCTGCGAGCTGGTAGCCGGGCATCTGCGCCTGGGTGAGCGTGACGCCCACGATCGAGGAACCGGCCGGCACCGCGAGGGTGTCGCCGGTGTTGGCCGACGTGATGAGGGTGCCGGCGGGCAGGTCGACCAGCGCGGTGGTTCCGACGAGGTCGGCGGCATCCGCGGCGGAGACCGCGTCGACCTGCTGCCCGCCGGCGAGCTGGATGGTCGTCAGGTCGTCCGTGGTGATCGTCTCCCCGCGCGAGACGTCGACGCTGGTCGCCATGACGCTGACGGTGCGGGTGAGGTTCGTGGTGACCCACCACACGCCGATTCCGCCGAGGAGAACAAGCGCGATGCCGAGGGCGATGATCGCGGGGCGCCGGCGAGACTTCGTCGGCTGCAGGACTGCAGGAGTGAGTCCTTGCTTCTGCTCGCCCGGCTCGATGGTCTCTTTCGTGCGCTTGCTCTTGCGGTCAGTGGTCATTGGAGGTCAGTCCTTCATCGTGGGGCGGATGTGGGGTAGGTGTCTAAGCAGTCCGGTGAGTGTCTCATATACCGCCGTAGCGACAGCTGGTCTTCTGCTGTAGCTGGACACCTCACCGTCTAGTCGAGAGGCGGAAGGAATGCCTCGTAGGCGGTGATGATGACGAAGTTCCGGGAGGGAGCATCGAGTTCAGCGGTGACGCGATCGAGGATCGCGCGGTACGACGGGGCAACGCGCACGGTGTGCTTCACGCGGGGCCCCGCGTCGGAGACGGGGGCGGGACGCTTCTGCCTGTTGAACAGATCCGTCCAGTCCTCGTCAGTCTCTTCTCCGCCGGCGGTGGCCTGGCGGATCAGTTCAGGAAGACGCTTATAGGTAGCCGAGACGGCGTCCAGGAGGACCGTCTGGTGGCTCTTGCGCGTCTTGGCCATGTACGCCTGCAGGCGGTCGTTCAGCGGGACCGGAAGGTGGACGGGGACGCCCTTGGTCGCGGTCTCCCGCTCCTCCCCCTCTCCCCCGTCTTCGTCCTCTGTGCGGGTCGTGCGAGTCGGCTGCTTGCGCGGCGCCTGCTTCTTCGCAGGAGCGGCCGCGGTTTCGACCGCCGCTGCAGGGGCGGGCTCCGGAGGCGGAGCCTGGTCGACGGGGGGCTCCACGGGTTCTGCGGGAGCCGGCGTCGTCGCGGTGCGGCGGGTGAGTTTTCCGAGATCCTGACGAGCCATGTCAGGCCTCCTTCATCTGGTTGGCCCACAGCGACGTGAGCTCCAACGCGACACTGGTGTAGTCGGAGATCGCTGCTTGGTTCTTGCGGGAATCGGTGTACTGCGTGACGACCTTGCCGTCGAAGGGAGCGTCCTCGACGCTCGCGGACAGACGAATGTGACGCTGGAAACGCGGGAGTCCGATCTGCCCCTCGATGAACTCGACGGTGTCGAGCTGCTCTTGCCAGTCCTCGAGTCGCCGACCGCCGCGGCGGGTGTCGATCTTGTTCAGCAGGAGTCGGTAGGGCACTCCCGTCGGGATGATGTGCTCGACCAAGGTGTCCGCGACCGACTCGATCGCCATGGTGGCGGCTTCCAGCGGCAGGACGATGAAGTCGGCGACCTGCAGGACTGCGGTGAGGACGCCGGTGTTCTCATGGCTGCCAGGCGTGTCGACGAGGACGATGTCGTAGCCGTCGAGGTCACGCAATCCCATGATGTTGTTGGGATCGACGTCGGCTGCGAAGTCGAACGGAA
Encoded here:
- a CDS encoding pilus assembly protein TadG-related protein; the encoded protein is MNTMIQRLRAKFRDDKGVATIYFVIMTVAFLAIVGLVVDGAGKVQANQQAYTTAASAARAAANAVSGQAISDGTTAIDSSRAVSAANGYLAAAGVGGSVAVSGDRITVTVDTDYSATFLPVPFPVQATATAELITQ
- a CDS encoding pilus assembly protein, with amino-acid sequence MRTIRTLIAKLRDDRGSAGLEIAILAPALAAVLVLLAAAGRLALAGNAVESAASAAAREASLARTTAQAQDAAEDMARISMEQSGVNCTTLSVNIDASGLSAPIGTTGRVSATVSCTVALSDAAMIGMPGTRVLTGTAVSPVDAYRERR
- a CDS encoding TadE/TadG family type IV pilus assembly protein — translated: MVRTSNPGHRQRLREALAGDRGAATLQNTIIAPVLLLVLAVFLHLGIILHANNLAHAAATSAYNAARAYNASGTDGSAAGLAVLNQSGSPISGASVAVDRGANTVTVTVTGTAPSFVPGLTTNIDVTVTGPTERWVN
- a CDS encoding type II secretion system F family protein produces the protein MNLALIVLPGLVLGLGFALVIAALVPTQPSLSAALDRIGTTTVAADPAYAATLENRVGSAVLRRVGDSPSLKIPTRDLRLIGMSVNRFLYQKVLSAGLGLIAPIAIGLIFQVLGLTAFYIPALFGIPLAIGGWYLPNLLVRDQAEAARKEFSRSVAVYMELVGSERISGAPPGKALESAAQVGRNWAFVRIRQTLTEARYAGTAPWDALEQLSLEINVPDLGEIAKVIRLSGEQGASVYETLRARGQNLRDRLLNDEVTEANKATNKMTIPMTLTGVLFMLLLGTPFVLNAFF
- a CDS encoding type II secretion system F family protein; amino-acid sequence: MTTATLALCIIVAVAGAILVILGAAHKPSTSGLPTRSALRGKATRDFTRTQQIQLVGGAAVGLVFALITGWWLLVIAVPVAAVGLPWLLQKGPEENTIAKLDALESWTRSLAGLTVSGAGLERTIAASLSSCPEAIRPQVTQLVARINARWTTTAALQAFADDLNDETADVLVMHLLRKAELRGSGLAASLEDLAKSIFERVKMRRQIEADRATPRNEARFVVYFTVALLVLLVLAQQYSAPYGTPIGQLLFAAYLVSYALVLLWMRRISRGVPAPRLLVATEKAGEK
- a CDS encoding CpaF family protein, with the protein product MSDPKPDPADLGDIPFFTAPAPATPQAPTTAPADTGLRNLGHAAAHLTRAAQRNAPAEAVPTAPAAPIVPAPPTIPERPAPEVTPPTTLDARSDLPWADIAAIRDEVSRELAAVFSESMDITAEQREQTAQDHIVDRVRARVDDQTRRPGEGRWPAPMQTAIRQAVFDQLFRLGRLQPLVDEPDVENIHINGFDDVWISYADGRVVKYQYPIAENDRELEREINLLAARSGEGGRSFTSARPRLHMDLPGGARLAAIAEPVATRPTIVIRIHRLVDVTLDQLVERGTITRQAAAFLRAAVIAGVSVVTSGFPGAGKTTLLRALADCIPAEEKIVTIEMERELYLHKINDRHPRVVSLEAKPGEGERGADGRLPGEITPEDLVYDTLRLDTQRFIVGEVRGPEIYAMMQAMQSGVGSLSTLHAASADDSIDRMSALMLSRGNNTTPVYAYRMIEQNIKIVVQISKIIDPATGKPRRVVTEIAEILPGEEQNNSRPVASQVFRFDRSSGSLITADMPSPRLLEELKFYGFDPANLGV
- a CDS encoding SAF domain-containing protein; amino-acid sequence: MTTDRKSKRTKETIEPGEQKQGLTPAVLQPTKSRRRPAIIALGIALVLLGGIGVWWVTTNLTRTVSVMATSVDVSRGETITTDDLTTIQLAGGQQVDAVSAADAADLVGTTALVDLPAGTLITSANTGDTLAVPAGSSIVGVTLTQAQMPGYQLAAGDKVRVVETPVTQGDPPVETPKSFNATVFTATYDTETQVWVVDLVVPNREAPDIAARAATGRVALVIDSTGE
- a CDS encoding ParA family protein — its product is MRIIGVCNQKGGVGKTTTVMNLAAALSRANNVLVVDVDPQQSAARWAERAGDDLPFDFAADVDPNNIMGLRDLDGYDIVLVDTPGSHENTGVLTAVLQVADFIVLPLEAATMAIESVADTLVEHIIPTGVPYRLLLNKIDTRRGGRRLEDWQEQLDTVEFIEGQIGLPRFQRHIRLSASVEDAPFDGKVVTQYTDSRKNQAAISDYTSVALELTSLWANQMKEA